The genomic segment ACGGGCCTACGTCCTGCGCGCGCGCCGCGACGGCTTCTCGGTACTGCTGCACATCTCCAGCGACGACCTGACGATCCGCCGCGCGTCGCTGCCCTCCGTCGCGCAGTACCGCGCGAAGGTCGGCCGGCTCGTTCGCTACTTCCGCCGGCTCGGCGTGCGCGAGTTCGGCACGTGGAACGAGGCCAACCACGCCAGCCAGCCGACCTATCGCAGCCCGACCCGCGCCGCGCAGTACTTCCGCGCGATGTACCGGATGGTCAAGGGCCGCTGCGCGTCGTGCGTCGTCGTCGCCCTCGACGTGCTCGACCAGGCCGGGGTGGAGCGCTACATGCGCACGTGGTACGGGGCGCTGTCGCCGACCTACCGCCGCCGGGCGACCGTCGTCGGCATCCACAACTACGGCGACGTCAACCGCCGCCGGACGACGTTCACGCGCGCGATCATCCGCCAGGCGCACCGCTTCAACCGCTCGACGAAGATCTGGTTCACCGAGACGGGCGGGATCGTGAAGTTCGGCTCGAGCTTCCCCTGCAGCACGGCGCGGGCCGCGAGCCGGCTGAAGAACGTGTTCACCCTGGCGCGCACCTACCGCCGCAGCGGCGTCCAGCGCGTGTACATCTACAACTGGACCGGCGCCGGGTGCGACGCGCGCTTCGACGCCGGGCTGACGGCCCCCGACGGCACCCCGCGACCGGGGTACGCAGTGCTGCGGGCGCAGCTGCCGGGCTTCCTGCGCTAGGGCCGGACCGGCCCGTTCCTCCAGCGCGGGAGCGGCCCTTCGCGCAGCATCCCTCATCAGTGGGATCGAGACGAGCGGCCGCGTTGCGCCGCGAGATCGCGGCCGCCCGCCTCCTCGGCGGCCAGCGAGCAGGTCTCGGCCTCCACCCAGCAGACCGACGCGTCGGCCCAGGAGATCTCGACGGCCGCCGCCCAGCCGGCCGGCAGCGCCGACCGCCTGCAGGCGCTCGTGGGGCGGTTCGGGCTGGCGGCGTGAGCCGCTCCCCGGGGGGCTGTGCGGCGCCGCCGGCGCGGGCTATGGTCCGCGTCCATGACCACCCGACCGCAGGACGCACGACGGATCACCACCGACCCCGACCCGTTCGACCCGTTCAACATCGCGCTGGGCTACCGCCTCGGCGACCTGGTGATCACCTCGGGGCAGGCGGCGATCGACGAGCAGGGCGAGATCGTCGGCGCCGGCGACTTCGACGCCCAGGCCGAGCAGACGTTCGCCAACCTGCGCCGCGTCCTGGCGGCGGCGGGCTCCAGCCTGGACAAGGTCGTCAAGGTCACGATCTACCTGACCGACATGACCAACTTCCCGAAGATCGTCGAGCTGCGGGCCAAGCACTTCAGCCGGCCGTGGCCGGCGGACACGATCGTCGAGGTCCGGTCGCTGGCGCTGCCCGAGCTCATGATCGAGATCGAGGCCATGGCGCTCGTCGAGGGCGACGTCGTCGAGTGAGCCGCGGGTCGTGTCCGGGCGCGGCCGGCCCGCTGGACTTCCACCTGTCGTGCCTGGCCGCCCTGACGATCGTCGGCCTCGGCCAGGGCCGCCCCACCTCGGTCACGCTGCTGTGGCTGGGGCCCGTCCTGGCCGCCGCGGCCTGACGCCGCGGTTGACCGCGGCGCGCCCGCGCCGCCGGACTCCGGCCCATGAGCAGCCCAGGGGAGCGCACCGCGCAGGCGGCCGACTGCGCCGACATCGGGCGGCTGCGCTGCGCTGCGCCCGCGAGCGTCGCCCCGGGCTGCTACGACATCGCCGGGCCCGACCGGCTGGCGTTCCGGGCGATGACGGAGGAGATCGCACGGCTGCAGCGTCGCACGCCCCGCTCCGTCGACCTCCCGTTCACCGACAGCCGCCCGGAGGGTGCGGCGGCGGCGCTCATGACGGGGCCGACCGCGAGCTGCCGACCCCGTTGATGGCCGTCCTGGACGCCGACCTGGTCGTGGACCACAGCGCGCTGGAGCGCCCC from the Baekduia soli genome contains:
- a CDS encoding glycosyl hydrolase translates to MPRTRLLLPLALLLGALAAPGAAHARVPVRVGIGDQQASMFDQSAFQRAKLRRVRYFIAWDAMDDDARRLAARAYVLRARRDGFSVLLHISSDDLTIRRASLPSVAQYRAKVGRLVRYFRRLGVREFGTWNEANHASQPTYRSPTRAAQYFRAMYRMVKGRCASCVVVALDVLDQAGVERYMRTWYGALSPTYRRRATVVGIHNYGDVNRRRTTFTRAIIRQAHRFNRSTKIWFTETGGIVKFGSSFPCSTARAASRLKNVFTLARTYRRSGVQRVYIYNWTGAGCDARFDAGLTAPDGTPRPGYAVLRAQLPGFLR
- a CDS encoding RidA family protein, which gives rise to MTTRPQDARRITTDPDPFDPFNIALGYRLGDLVITSGQAAIDEQGEIVGAGDFDAQAEQTFANLRRVLAAAGSSLDKVVKVTIYLTDMTNFPKIVELRAKHFSRPWPADTIVEVRSLALPELMIEIEAMALVEGDVVE